In the genome of Mycobacterium kansasii ATCC 12478, one region contains:
- a CDS encoding mycofactocin-coupled SDR family oxidoreductase, with translation MGALDGRVALITGGARGQGRAHALALAAEGADIVVGDVPAPMANLSYPLGTEDELRHTAKLVEELGRRCLPIILDVRAPAQVSAAVEQTLNDLGSLDIVVANAGIVSTGPLEEVSDQVWQQLVDTNLTGTFHTLRAAIPVMRRQRYGRIVVTSSMGGRMGIPELAAYNATKWGVIGLAKSLALEVAKEGITVNVVCPTTTQTPMVQPTGSDDVPDDLVRRMMKGNPIPLPWLQPEDVSRAVVYLVTDPGVVTGSVLEIGLGSSARMH, from the coding sequence ATGGGTGCCTTGGATGGACGCGTGGCCTTGATCACCGGCGGGGCTCGAGGACAGGGGCGTGCACATGCCCTGGCCTTGGCGGCCGAAGGGGCGGACATCGTCGTCGGCGATGTGCCCGCGCCGATGGCCAATCTGAGCTACCCGCTCGGTACCGAGGATGAGTTACGCCACACCGCCAAACTCGTGGAAGAGCTGGGCCGGCGCTGCCTGCCGATAATCCTCGACGTCCGGGCCCCGGCCCAGGTCAGCGCTGCGGTGGAGCAGACGCTCAACGACCTGGGCAGCCTGGACATCGTGGTAGCCAATGCCGGCATCGTCAGCACCGGGCCGCTGGAGGAAGTCAGCGATCAGGTGTGGCAGCAGCTGGTGGACACCAACTTGACCGGCACCTTTCATACCCTCCGGGCGGCAATACCGGTGATGCGCCGCCAGCGCTACGGCCGGATCGTGGTTACATCCTCGATGGGCGGACGAATGGGCATCCCCGAACTCGCGGCGTACAACGCCACCAAGTGGGGTGTCATCGGACTGGCGAAGTCGCTTGCCCTGGAGGTTGCCAAGGAGGGAATCACGGTCAACGTCGTCTGCCCGACCACCACCCAGACACCGATGGTGCAGCCGACGGGAAGTGACGACGTTCCCGACGATTTGGTGCGCCGCATGATGAAAGGCAATCCGATACCGCTGCCGTGGCTACAACCCGAGGATGTCAGCCGCGCGGTGGTGTACCTGGTCACCGACCCGGGTGTCGTCACCGGCAGCGTCCTGGAGATCGGCCTCGGCAGTAGCGCCCGCATGCATTGA
- a CDS encoding cation:proton antiporter produces MTLILAFGVVLLISVSLSGVAARTVLSSALMFLVAGAVLGPGILAWDKIGPNDPLVATLADVALFTVLFTDGQRANLQELRENWSLSGRALGMGMPLTMIGIAVPAHFLAGLNWPTAFLVGAILSPTDPVFAAAIVGRSDIPQRLRRLLNVESGLNDGLALPFVMIFLATAQGAGSELVKVGIELVLGLALGVGVAAGAALAWRTKILTAEPHLQPLGPLAIAVVVYAGCHLMHANPYLAAFAAGSTLATLDHVAAEEFQRFGDLLSEVTKFAALIVFGALLTPEWLSGLSWRAWVFAVIVIAAIRPAAMLLSLVRTRLTRQERLTAAWFGPKGFASVVYGLLALQTGIADRELVFDVVAVTIALSIALHSSTDAPIAKMLRVEPPDELPGCRQQAPTDEKSAAIAR; encoded by the coding sequence GTGACCCTTATCCTGGCGTTCGGCGTGGTGCTCCTAATCAGCGTATCGCTGTCCGGGGTTGCTGCCCGGACCGTGCTCTCGAGCGCGCTGATGTTCCTCGTCGCCGGCGCCGTACTCGGGCCGGGGATCCTCGCCTGGGACAAGATCGGCCCGAACGACCCGCTCGTCGCCACACTTGCCGACGTCGCGCTGTTCACCGTCTTGTTTACTGACGGTCAGCGGGCCAATCTTCAAGAACTGCGCGAAAATTGGTCGTTGTCGGGACGCGCGCTGGGGATGGGCATGCCATTGACCATGATCGGGATCGCGGTGCCGGCCCATTTCCTTGCCGGCCTGAACTGGCCGACCGCATTCTTGGTTGGGGCCATTCTGTCCCCCACCGATCCCGTTTTCGCAGCCGCTATCGTCGGGCGCTCCGACATCCCGCAACGGTTGCGCCGGCTGCTCAATGTGGAATCCGGTTTGAACGACGGCCTGGCTCTGCCCTTCGTGATGATCTTCCTGGCCACCGCCCAGGGTGCCGGGTCCGAACTGGTGAAGGTCGGGATAGAGCTGGTGCTCGGGCTCGCACTCGGCGTCGGCGTGGCGGCCGGCGCGGCATTGGCGTGGCGGACGAAGATACTCACCGCAGAACCGCACCTGCAGCCTCTGGGCCCCCTTGCGATCGCCGTGGTGGTGTATGCCGGCTGCCACCTTATGCACGCCAACCCTTACCTGGCCGCGTTTGCCGCCGGGTCGACGCTGGCCACCCTCGACCACGTCGCAGCCGAGGAGTTTCAACGCTTCGGCGATCTGCTGTCGGAGGTCACCAAGTTCGCCGCGCTGATCGTCTTCGGGGCGTTGCTCACCCCGGAGTGGCTATCGGGATTGAGTTGGCGCGCTTGGGTTTTCGCGGTGATCGTCATCGCGGCGATCCGGCCGGCCGCAATGTTGCTGTCGCTTGTGCGGACCCGCCTCACCAGACAAGAGCGACTGACCGCGGCGTGGTTCGGGCCGAAAGGCTTCGCCTCCGTGGTCTACGGGCTGCTGGCGCTACAGACGGGGATAGCCGACAGAGAGCTGGTTTTCGATGTCGTCGCCGTCACCATTGCCCTGTCGATCGCGCTGCACTCGTCGACCGATGCGCCGATAGCCAAAATGTTGCGCGTCGAACCACCCGACGAGTTGCCGGGCTGCCGCCAGCAGGCCCCAACCGACGAAAAGTCGGCGGCGATCGCACGCTGA
- a CDS encoding DUF4396 domain-containing protein, whose product MVPPTWLTALAWVALASGFASAVIILIDVYARGYRQRMGIMEAVWPITALYFGPAAVWMYWRYGRPNSRRWLRQHQLDRPPDKPKWATTAIGVSHCGAGCTLGDIIAEFAVFALGVELLGRALLPEYIGDYVAALALGILFQYYAIAPMRGLGFRDGMVAAAKADVLSLTAFEVGLFGWMAVMSFVLFPASPLHPDTAAYWFLMQIGMIIGFATAWPANVWLIRRGIKEAM is encoded by the coding sequence ATGGTGCCGCCTACCTGGTTGACCGCATTGGCATGGGTCGCCTTGGCATCAGGCTTCGCCTCGGCGGTGATCATCCTGATCGACGTTTACGCTCGCGGTTATCGGCAGCGAATGGGCATCATGGAGGCCGTCTGGCCGATTACCGCGCTGTACTTCGGGCCGGCCGCGGTGTGGATGTATTGGCGTTACGGCCGACCGAACAGCCGGCGGTGGCTTCGGCAGCACCAGCTTGACCGGCCGCCTGACAAACCGAAGTGGGCTACCACTGCCATCGGGGTCAGTCACTGTGGCGCCGGATGCACCCTCGGCGACATCATTGCCGAATTCGCGGTTTTCGCCTTGGGTGTGGAATTGCTTGGCCGCGCCCTGTTGCCCGAGTACATCGGCGACTATGTGGCCGCGCTGGCGTTGGGAATCTTGTTCCAGTACTACGCGATCGCCCCGATGCGCGGCCTGGGGTTCCGCGACGGCATGGTAGCGGCGGCCAAGGCCGACGTCCTGTCGCTGACCGCATTCGAAGTGGGGCTGTTCGGCTGGATGGCCGTGATGTCGTTCGTGCTGTTTCCGGCTTCACCGCTACATCCCGACACCGCCGCGTACTGGTTTCTGATGCAGATCGGCATGATCATCGGGTTCGCGACGGCGTGGCCGGCGAACGTCTGGCTGATTCGCCGCGGAATCAAGGAAGCTATGTAG